In Armatimonadia bacterium, the following are encoded in one genomic region:
- the prfB gene encoding peptide chain release factor 2 (programmed frameshift), which translates to MLMETHEQIAQLRKSLEEMGIVFDLARRRRELDELEKVAEEPGFWDAPETAQKHMQKVNQARQAVEPWSELRAQLEDLETLAEMAVEEQDEAMEPELQEGLEQARNSMADLELSTVLGGKYDRNNAILTVTAGAGGTEACDWAEMLLRMYTFWAENYRRYRFEVVSHVEGEAAGIRNATARVSGPMAYGYLKAEAGVHRLVRLSPFDSSKRRHTSFASVDVIPEVAEEDELPIREEDLRVDTYRSSGAGGQHVNKTDSAVRITHIPTGIVVQCQNERSQHSNKRTAMQILQARLYELEQSKHSQEIQGLRGEKGDIAFANQIRSYVMQPYTMVKDHRTGVETSDVTGVLNGDLQVFIRAYLQWLAGQGGEGV; encoded by the exons ATGCTAATGGAGACCCACGAGCAGATTGCACAACTGCGCAAGTCCCTGGAGGAAATG GGAATCGTCTTTGACTTGGCCCGGCGCCGTCGCGAGCTGGACGAGCTAGAGAAGGTCGCGGAGGAGCCTGGCTTCTGGGATGCCCCGGAGACGGCCCAGAAGCACATGCAGAAGGTGAACCAGGCGCGGCAGGCAGTGGAGCCCTGGAGCGAGCTGCGCGCGCAGTTGGAGGACCTCGAGACCCTCGCCGAGATGGCCGTCGAAGAGCAGGACGAGGCAATGGAACCGGAATTGCAGGAGGGGCTGGAGCAGGCACGCAACAGCATGGCCGACCTGGAACTGTCGACGGTTCTGGGCGGCAAGTATGATCGGAACAACGCCATCCTGACCGTCACCGCGGGCGCAGGAGGCACCGAGGCCTGCGACTGGGCCGAGATGCTGTTGCGCATGTACACCTTCTGGGCTGAGAACTACCGGCGCTACCGGTTCGAGGTGGTGTCGCATGTGGAGGGCGAGGCGGCCGGGATCCGCAATGCGACAGCGCGGGTCAGCGGCCCGATGGCCTACGGGTATCTGAAGGCGGAAGCGGGCGTTCATCGCCTGGTGCGTCTGTCGCCTTTTGACTCCTCCAAGCGCCGCCATACGAGCTTCGCCTCGGTGGATGTGATTCCTGAGGTGGCGGAGGAGGACGAGCTCCCGATCCGTGAGGAGGACCTGCGGGTTGATACCTACCGGTCCAGTGGCGCGGGCGGTCAGCACGTGAACAAGACCGACTCCGCCGTCAGAATCACGCATATCCCCACGGGCATTGTGGTACAATGTCAAAATGAGAGGTCTCAACATTCGAACAAGCGGACGGCCATGCAGATTCTGCAGGCCCGCTTGTATGAACTTGAGCAAAGCAAACACAGTCAAGAGATACAGGGGCTGCGAGGCGAGAAGGGCGACATCGCCTTCGCGAACCAGATTCGAAGCTATGTGATGCAGCCGTATACGATGGTCAAGGACCATCGGACCGGAGTGGAGACGTCAGACGTCACAGGGGTTCTGAACGGCGATCTGCAGGTCTTCATTCGGGCCTATCTGCAGTGGTTAGCTGGGCAAGGTGGTGAGGGTGTATGA
- a CDS encoding 5'-nucleotidase, with product MTTLRTLAVVMGLSLAVTSWALAAGQTVNALTTENIQAEEATFGDLTTDALCDAAGSTIALTPAVVFKQGMIPAGQVTQQDIASLLYDPNESWAVLSLTGTQIRQALERSVSFAPTPRTFFLQVSGLTLVYDPDATRGRRIKSLRAGFTEIDDAASYEVAMPESLAAGGSGYFTVFDGARRVRTGTEGAARLIDRYITARGSVSYTGQGRIIVGG from the coding sequence ATGACAACCCTCCGCACATTGGCAGTGGTGATGGGGCTGAGCCTGGCCGTCACTTCCTGGGCACTTGCAGCAGGCCAAACCGTCAACGCGCTGACTACCGAGAACATTCAGGCAGAAGAAGCGACCTTTGGCGACCTGACCACGGACGCCCTGTGTGATGCGGCCGGAAGCACCATCGCTTTGACACCCGCCGTCGTCTTCAAGCAGGGGATGATCCCAGCCGGACAGGTAACGCAGCAGGACATCGCGTCCTTGCTGTATGACCCCAACGAAAGCTGGGCGGTCCTCAGTCTCACAGGCACGCAGATCCGCCAGGCCCTGGAGCGCTCGGTGTCCTTTGCGCCTACGCCACGGACCTTCTTCCTGCAGGTCTCCGGCCTCACGCTGGTCTATGACCCGGACGCGACGCGTGGACGACGGATCAAGTCTCTGCGCGCGGGTTTCACCGAGATCGACGACGCGGCCAGCTATGAGGTCGCCATGCCGGAGAGCCTGGCCGCCGGCGGCTCGGGGTACTTCACCGTCTTTGATGGCGCCAGGCGAGTGCGCACCGGGACCGAAGGAGCAGCGCGACTGATCGACCGCTATATCACCGCGCGAGGGTCAGTCAGCTACACCGGCCAGGGACGGATCATCGTCGGCGGATAG
- a CDS encoding class I SAM-dependent methyltransferase: MSEPKPIRDNWWRRFFESDESLDLSFFPDERETAREIRGLEKLLALQPTDLIADVCCGYGRHTLGLLEKGYQVVSLDASEMMLRGAAKVLQASGHASRLVRGDAAALPFRSESLDVVVNLFNSFGYFLEEGQNVAVLREAARILKPGGRFLLDTRNRQYQILYAPYHQLVTTSDDKQYLMRCHYHRELRRLDSRWSLPEDPDTIIHEASIRLYGVEELQELITGVGLEVKGIYGDYLGEDFEGWQRQLLFVCRKN, translated from the coding sequence ATGTCCGAACCAAAGCCCATCCGCGACAACTGGTGGCGCCGATTCTTCGAGAGCGACGAGTCGCTGGACCTGTCCTTCTTCCCCGACGAGCGCGAGACGGCGCGTGAGATTCGCGGTCTCGAGAAGCTCCTTGCCCTGCAGCCCACCGACCTGATCGCCGACGTCTGCTGCGGCTACGGACGCCACACTCTGGGCCTCCTGGAGAAGGGCTATCAGGTCGTCAGCCTGGACGCTTCGGAGATGATGCTGCGGGGTGCGGCCAAGGTGCTGCAGGCCTCCGGACACGCGTCTCGCCTCGTGAGAGGGGATGCGGCGGCCCTGCCCTTCCGGTCAGAGAGTCTGGACGTCGTCGTCAACCTCTTCAACAGCTTCGGCTACTTCCTCGAGGAGGGCCAGAACGTGGCAGTCCTGCGTGAGGCGGCACGGATCCTCAAGCCCGGCGGCCGCTTCCTCCTCGACACCCGCAATCGCCAGTACCAGATCCTCTACGCGCCCTACCACCAGCTCGTAACGACCTCCGACGACAAGCAGTACCTCATGCGCTGCCACTATCACCGCGAGTTGCGACGCCTCGACAGCCGCTGGAGTCTCCCCGAGGATCCCGACACCATCATCCACGAGGCCTCGATCCGCCTCTACGGCGTCGAGGAGTTGCAGGAGCTCATCACCGGCGTTGGGCTGGAGGTCAAGGGGATCTACGGCGATTACCTTGGTGAGGACTTCGAGGGCTGGCAGCGGCAACTGCTCTTCGTCTGCCGCAAGAACTAG
- a CDS encoding glycosyltransferase family 2 protein has product MPPLVSVIIVNWNTKDLLRACLESLPWDSPALRVEAVVVDNGSQDGSPEMVRTEFPAVRLLCNDDNLGFVKANNQGLAAAQGDYLFMLNSDTEVRPGCLEELVEVLEQDRRYGAAGARLTNPDGSYQFSASEFPPYFLRLLPGVFEARRIEVVNRRMAAMTEPCVVDWLVGAALMMPRRVLEEVGPLDERYFMWLDDIDWGRKLHRAGYQAVHVPAALVLHRGRQSGAKVENAQLIAQILESEYTYWRLNYGRPATALMYLVRWARTRLQLLRPGGAERTMRSRTMVDYYRRNFGRLLRDEFRYGIQGPPRNQSPSSP; this is encoded by the coding sequence ATGCCGCCTCTTGTTTCGGTCATCATCGTCAACTGGAACACCAAAGACCTGCTGCGAGCCTGCCTGGAGTCCCTGCCCTGGGATAGCCCGGCCCTCAGGGTCGAAGCCGTCGTCGTCGATAACGGCTCGCAGGACGGTAGCCCCGAGATGGTCCGTACCGAGTTCCCGGCCGTGCGCCTCCTGTGCAACGACGACAACCTCGGCTTCGTGAAGGCTAACAATCAGGGGCTCGCAGCCGCGCAGGGCGACTACCTGTTCATGCTGAACAGTGACACCGAAGTCCGCCCAGGCTGCCTCGAAGAGCTGGTGGAGGTCCTCGAGCAAGACCGTCGCTACGGCGCCGCCGGTGCACGCCTCACCAATCCCGACGGCTCCTACCAGTTCTCCGCTTCCGAGTTCCCGCCCTACTTCCTGCGTCTGCTTCCCGGTGTCTTCGAGGCCCGGCGCATCGAGGTGGTGAACCGCCGAATGGCCGCCATGACGGAGCCCTGTGTGGTCGACTGGCTCGTCGGGGCCGCCCTTATGATGCCGCGCCGGGTGCTGGAAGAGGTGGGGCCGCTTGACGAGCGTTACTTCATGTGGCTCGATGATATCGACTGGGGGCGCAAGCTCCACCGCGCCGGCTATCAGGCGGTGCATGTGCCCGCTGCCCTCGTCCTTCACCGCGGCCGACAGTCGGGGGCGAAGGTCGAGAACGCCCAGCTCATCGCCCAGATTCTCGAAAGCGAGTACACTTACTGGCGGCTGAACTACGGACGGCCGGCGACCGCCCTGATGTACCTGGTCCGCTGGGCACGGACTCGTCTCCAGCTCCTGCGCCCGGGTGGCGCCGAGCGCACGATGCGCTCCCGAACCATGGTCGACTACTACCGGCGCAACTTCGGTCGGCTTTTGCGCGACGAGTTTCGCTATGGCATCCAGGGTCCGCCGCGCAACCAATCCCCTTCATCACCCTGA
- a CDS encoding acylphosphatase: MAKRKTDVKQFRARVHGRVQGVGFRYFVQREAVRLGLKGLVRNLATGQVEVVAQGSPEALQELLEKLYEGPALAWVQRVVVDWQEPDKSLLGFQVQSSTW; this comes from the coding sequence ATGGCTAAGCGCAAGACGGACGTCAAGCAGTTCCGTGCCCGCGTTCATGGCCGCGTGCAGGGCGTTGGATTTCGCTACTTCGTCCAGCGTGAGGCCGTCCGGCTGGGCCTCAAGGGCTTGGTGCGCAACCTCGCCACCGGACAGGTCGAGGTCGTCGCCCAGGGCTCGCCCGAGGCGCTGCAGGAGCTCCTCGAGAAGCTCTATGAAGGCCCGGCGCTGGCCTGGGTTCAGCGCGTCGTCGTCGACTGGCAGGAGCCCGACAAGTCCCTCCTCGGATTCCAGGTCCAGTCCTCAACCTGGTGA
- a CDS encoding Gfo/Idh/MocA family oxidoreductase, whose amino-acid sequence MTPLGICVIGAGDLGATQAESWLKVPEVRLVSVADPDIVRCRSSQVKYGFDSWHEDYREALAQPGIDVVSVVVPSDLRRECAEAAMGRGYHVLCANPLAVSIEDAESMIASRDRAGVKLGVGLCRRYLGQVLKTRELIQAEALGRPCVYRYVSGGERLHRLWVMDKYSGGGPVIDLCSRYFDEMRFIFGSEPVRVRASGLTLSEGAGEMSGADLATDTVNLIVGFASGDIGVMSITWGLPQGVETGALEDVLGSRGVIRLDNPTEVTLVTKRGHEEKFTGLEADAQLRQLEAFAQAIREDLPIPFSAEDGLTALRVSHAVLASVRTGQAVDLA is encoded by the coding sequence ATGACGCCCCTGGGGATCTGTGTGATTGGTGCTGGTGACCTGGGTGCCACTCAGGCGGAGAGCTGGCTGAAGGTTCCGGAGGTCAGGCTCGTTAGTGTTGCGGACCCCGACATTGTGCGCTGTCGGTCGTCGCAGGTGAAGTACGGATTTGACTCGTGGCATGAGGACTACCGGGAGGCCCTCGCACAGCCGGGGATCGACGTCGTGTCGGTGGTGGTGCCCTCGGACTTGCGTCGTGAGTGTGCGGAAGCGGCGATGGGGCGCGGGTACCACGTACTGTGCGCCAATCCGCTTGCGGTGAGCATCGAGGATGCAGAGTCGATGATCGCCAGTCGTGACCGCGCCGGGGTGAAGCTGGGCGTCGGTCTGTGCAGACGTTACCTGGGTCAGGTTTTGAAGACCCGGGAGCTGATTCAGGCGGAGGCCCTCGGCAGGCCCTGCGTGTACCGCTACGTCAGCGGTGGAGAGCGTCTGCACAGGCTGTGGGTCATGGACAAGTACAGCGGCGGCGGTCCCGTCATTGATCTGTGCAGTCGCTACTTCGACGAGATGCGCTTCATCTTCGGCAGTGAGCCGGTCCGAGTGCGGGCTTCGGGGCTGACCCTCTCGGAGGGCGCCGGAGAGATGTCCGGCGCCGACCTTGCGACAGACACGGTGAACCTGATCGTGGGCTTTGCGAGCGGTGACATCGGCGTCATGAGCATCACCTGGGGGCTGCCGCAGGGAGTGGAGACGGGTGCTCTGGAGGATGTGCTGGGCTCACGCGGGGTGATTCGTCTCGACAACCCCACCGAGGTGACGCTGGTAACGAAGCGGGGTCACGAGGAGAAGTTCACCGGACTCGAGGCGGATGCGCAACTGCGGCAACTGGAGGCCTTCGCGCAAGCCATCCGCGAAGATCTGCCGATTCCCTTCTCTGCGGAGGATGGGCTGACGGCGCTGCGGGTCTCCCATGCGGTTTTGGCATCGGTGCGGACCGGTCAGGCGGTTGACCTGGCCTGA